DNA from Amorphoplanes friuliensis DSM 7358:
TCCGACGATTCGGCCGCGGACAGGTCGAGCACGGCGTCACCCAGCCGTACGCCGATGCGCCGCACCCCGTCGGGCCTGCTGAAGACGGCGTAGGGGAGGTTGCGCAGGTCGAAGAGGGTCACTCGTAGCCGCCGTTGATCAGGCCGAGACGGATCAGCTCCGTCAGCGGCTCCAGCACGTTGCCTGCACCGAACCCCACCCACAGCGGCCGCGGCTGGTCCCGCCGGGAGCGCACCGGCTCGACCAGCGGCACCGGGTGTGTCGCGCCGAGCGCCTCGGCCACCTCGGCCACCTCACCGCCCTCGGCCGCCACCGCCGACCCGACCAGGACGTTCAGGAAGCCATGGTGGGTGAATCCAGTCTCGGGGTCGGTGTGCCGCAGCGCGTGGCGGATCCCGGCGGCGAGCTTGAACGGCAGGTCGCGGTCCCGGCAGGCGCAGATGACCGCGGCCAGCTCGACAGGCGTCGGGAACAGCTCCGCAGCGAGCCCGCCGACCCGGAACTTCGGCGCGATCCGCAGCCCGTCGGCCCGCAGTCCGGCCACGGTGTCGAGCCCGGCCAGCAGACCCCAGCTCAGCGGGATCTCGGCGTACACGTCGAGGTCGGTCTGGTCCGCGGCCAGCTCGCGCAGGGCTGCCAGGCCGGGCTGCGGGTCCTCACCGCGGCGGGCGACGGCCGCTTCGACCTGGCCCACGACGGCGCCGGCGGCCCTGAGCTTGGCGACCACGGCCGGCAGGGCGCTGATCGCGGCGTCGTTCACGACGCCGACGGCCAGGCCACGCGGAGACAGATCAAGATCAACCAACGACGAGGGTACGAGCAGAGCGCCGACGAGAGGCTCGTACCAGGAGTCGCGGTGCTTGGCGTGCGCCTCGAGGACCTCGCGGAACCCGACGATGCCCGGCGGCAGCAGGGACGCGTCATCGACGAGTCCTGCAAACAGCGGCGGCACCAGCGTTGACACGAATACTGAACCTAATGGACGCTTCGAGAGCCGGACAACACCGTCCGTAATGTCAGTTTTCTAGGGGTGGTGGCAACGATGCCGTACTACCGCAGCATCGGGGAGATCCCTCGTAAGCGGCACACCCAGTTCCGCCGTCCGGACGGCGGACTCTACGCGGAGGAGTTGATGGGCCAGGAGGGCTTCTCCTCCGACTCTTCCCTGCTTTATCACCGGTACGCCCCCACGGCGATCTCCGCGGCCGAGGTCTACGAACCACCGGCCTTCGCCCGGGCGCCGAACCTGCCGTTGAAGCCGCGGCACCTGCGCACCCACAAGCTCGACGCCGGCCCGGGTGACGCCGTGCTGGGCCGCCGGCCGCTGCTGGCCAACGCCGACGTCCGCATCGGGTACGTGGTCGCGGACCGGCCGTCGCCGCTCTACCGGGACGCGGTCGGCGACGAGTGCCTTTACGTCGAGGACGGCTCGGCGACCGTCGAGACGACCTTCGGGTCGCTGCGGGTCGGTGCCGGCGACTACGTGATCATTCCGACCTCGGTGGTCCACCGGATCGTCCCGGACGGCCAGGTCCGGATGCTGACCATCGAGGCGAACGGCCACATCGGCCCGCCCAAGCGCTATCTGTCGGTGCGCGGTCAGTTCCTCGAGCACTCCCCGTACTGCGAGCGCGACGTTCGCGGCCCGGACGCGCCGCTGCAGGCCGAGGGTGAGGACGTCGAGGTCTACGTCAAGCATCGGGCGGGCTGGACCCGGCATGTCTACGCGCACCACCCGTTCGACGTCGTCGGCTGGGACGGCTGCCTCTACCCGTGGGCGTTCTCGGTGCACGACTTCGAACCGATCACCGGACGCGTCCACCAGCCGCCGCCGGTGCACCAGACGTTCGAGGGCCCCAACTTCGTGGTCTGCTCGTTCGTGCCCCGCAAGGTCGACTACCACCCGCTGGCGATCCCGGTGCCCTACAACCACCACAACGTCGACTCCGACGAGATGATGTTCTACACCGGCGGCAACTACGAGGCCCGCCGCGGCTCCGGCATCGAGCAGGGCTCGATCTCCCTGCACCCGTCCGGCTTCACGCACGGCCCCCAGCCCGGAGCCGTCGAACGAGCCATCGGCGCCGAGTCCTTCGACGAACTCGCCGTCATGGTCGACACCTTCCGCCCGCTCGACCTCTGCGACGCCGCCCTTTCCGTCGAAGACACCGCATACGCCTGGACCTGGAACAGGTAAGGGAAAAGGGCGGGGAGCTTGTGGCTCCCCGCCCTCTCTTCCCCGGACGGCTGGATCAGCCGATGTGGTACGAGTCTCCGTAGATGGAGAAGTCGAGCGGTGTGTTCATGTCGAGGTTGCCGTTGCGGAGGAAGACGCGCTGGGCGGTGTCGATGCGGGTGACGTCGTCGTGTGCGGCTTCCTTCTTCATCTCGATGACACGCTCGTCGAGGAACGCGTTCAGCCAGGTGGTCTCGTTGCCACCCTGCGACGGGGGCTTGGCCCGCTGCAGCGCCCGGCTGCGAATCGAGCGCATGCCCTCGTAACCGTGGACGACCGAGGCGTCGTAGTAGGCGAACTGGCCCAGGGCGCGGACGCCGTCGGACTTGCCGTCACGCACCGACGGGTTGAAGTAGACGCGGTCACGCTCGGATTCCTGCGCGGCCTGGAAGACCGGGTCGGCGGCGGCCGTCTTCCAGTCCCGGGTGTAGTTCGGGTCGAGGCCCGCGTGGGAGTCGCTGTTGTTGACGTTGCGCAGCGCCGGCAGGTACTTCGCCAGCACGTTGCCGGGCTTGGTCGCCGTGTACGCCTGGACCAGCTCCAGCATGTCGCCGGTGCCGGAGCAGAAGCCGATGATGCCGGCGGTGTACCCGCGCCCGTCGCCGATGTCCTCGATGTAGGAGAACTGCGCCCGCCAGTTCAGCGACGAGTTCTCGGCGGCCGAGACGATCTGCATCGCCACGTCCTTCTTCGCCGGGTTGTCGAGGTTGACACCACCGGACGGCGGGGCGGTCGTCGTCGGTGACGTGGTCGGTGTGGTGCCGCCGCCGGGCAGCGTCCACTTCTGGTTGGCGCCGGTGCCGCAGCTCCAGATCTGGAGCTGGTTGCCGTTGGCCGAGCTGTTGCCGGTCGCGTCGAGACACTTGCCGGAGCCCGTGTTGACCAGCGTGCCGTTGGACGGCGTCCACTTCTGTGCGGCCGTACCATTGCAGTCGTAGATCTGGATCTTGGTGCCGTTGGCCGTGCCGGCCGCGGCGACGTCGAGGCACTTGCCCAGCGCCTTGATCGAGTTGTCGGTGTTGCCCACGGTCCAATTCTGGGCGCCCGTGCTGTTGCAGTCGTAGAGCTGCACCGCTGTGCCGTTCGCGCTGCTGGCGGCGGCGATGTCGACACACTTGCCACCGAGGCCCTTGATCGGACCGGCCGTCGCGGCGCTCGCCGGCATCAGGCCGTACGCGACGGCTGCGGCGGGAACCAGTACACCGCCGAGCGCGTACGCGATGGTTCTCTTGCGGAGTCGGGGGATGGTCATGGCGCTCCTCGAGTGGGGGTGAGGCGGGTGGGCGCACAGGGTGAAGCCATCGATGACGGACGTTGGGGGTTCCGTCGCCGAGGCGATGAGTGGTCACGCTAGGTCAGTTAAAGTGATTTATCAATAGCCGTCGATTGATCCCGAAATGATCACTACGGCGGGGTTTGACCAGCGCTCGGACCGGCGGCTTGTTGCACGCGGGGAACGGAGCGCGACGAAGTATTGACAGCGCAGCGGAGCGGACCTAGGTTCCAGCTAATTGTTAGCTGGTTTGCCAATTGCTCGAGGGGGCTCGGTGCCGAGACTGGCCGGATCGTCCAAGTTGCTGCGCGCCATGAACGAGAGCGCTGCGCTCGCCCACCTGCTCGAGCCGGGCATGCTCACCCGGGCCGATCTGCGCAAGCTCACCGAGCTGTCCACGCCGACCATTTCCGAGGTGCTGCGCCGGCTCACCGACGCGGGCCTGGTGAACGTCGTCGGTTACAACAGCGGCCGCCCGGGGCCGAACGCGGAGATCTACGCGGCCAACCCGGATGCAGCGTACGCCGCCGCGGTGTCCGTCCGCGACATCGGCGCCAGTGGTGCCCCTTCGGTCGTCGCCGCACTGTGCGACCTCACGGGAGCGGTGCGGGCGCGCGTCGAGTCACGGGTCGACTTCCTGCAGACCGATCCGAAGACGGCACTGGTCGACGTGGTGGCCGCGCTGCGTACCGAGGCGGGCGTCCCGGCCGAGCGCATCAGCCACGTGCAGATCGGTGTGGCCGGCTCGTACGACAGCAAGGCCGAGACGATCCGCCACGTCGACGTGCACGGCTTCGGACGGCCCGGACTGGTCCCCGAGATCGCGGAGGCGCTCGGCACCCACGTCGGTGTCGACAACGACGTCAACCTGGCCGCGGTGGCCGAGCGCCGCCGCGGTGTGGGCCGTGACGCCGACGGTTTTGCCCTGCTCTGGCTGGGCCAGGAGGGTCTCGGTCTGGCCATCGACATCGGCGGCACGCTGATGCGCGGCGCCCGCGGCGGCGCCGGTGAGATCGGCTACATGCCGCTCTACGCACCGGATTCCACTCACCGCAAGGTCGACCTGCAGGACCTGGTCGGCGGTGCGGCCATAGTCGCGCTCGCGCAGGATCACGGCGTCACCGGCCGCACCCCGCACGAGATCGTCCTCGCTGCCGCAGCCGATCCGGACGCGGCCGGGGAGTTCATCACCCAACTGGCCGACCGCATCTCGGTCGGTCTCGCCGCCGTCATCGCCGTGCTCGACCCGTCGCTCGTCGTCCTCGCGGGCCCGGTCGCGCAGGCCGGCGGGCAGACCCTGCTCGCCGCGGTCACCAGCGCCCTGCGCCGGGCCGCCCCGCTGGAGAGCACCATCGCCGTCACCACGATCGACGACGACGCCGTGCTGCTCGGCGCGCTGGACGCCGGGCTGACCGCCGTCCGCGAGGCCCTCATCGCCTCGATCCGCGACAACCAAGCCTGATCCCCCTGCTGCACCGCCTCTGAGAGGACACCTCCCGTGAACAAGCGGATACCCCATGCCCAAAAATCGTTGATCGCCGCCGCTGCCGCCCTGCTGCTCACCGCCGCCTGCACCCCCGCTCCCAAGGAACAGAAGATCGCCGACCCGGGTACGCAGGTGTCCGGCACGGTCGAGTTGTGGCACTTCTTCACCGAGCGCGAGGCCGCCGCGATCGACACGGTGATCAAGGACTTCACCAGCACGCACCCGAACATCAAGGTGACGGTGAAGGCGGGGCAGGACGACTCGAAGATGACGCAGGCGATCGGCGCCGGCAACGGTCCCGACATCGGCCTGTCGTACTCGACGGACATCGTCGGCAAGTTCTGCTCGTCCGGCGCGTGGGTCGACCTGGCGCCGTACATCAAGCGGGACAACGTGGACCTGAACCGCCTCAACGCCACGACCCGGTCGTACACGGAGTTCGACGGGAAGCGCTGCGCGATGCCGTTCCTCGCGGACGCGTACGGGATCTTCTACAACAAGGACCTGTTCGCCAAGGCCGGGATCGCGGGGCCGCCGAAGACGCTCGACGAGCTGACCGAGGACGCCAAGAAGCTCACGGTCAAGAACCCGGACGGTTCGCTCAAGACCGTCGGCTTCCTGCCGCTCTTCGACTTCTACGAGAACGCGGCCGCGCACATGGCTCCCGCGGTCGGCGCCAAGTGGCTGACCCCGGACGGCAAGTCGGCCGTCGGCACCGACCCGGCCTGGAAGACCCTGATGACCTGGCAGAAGAACCTGGTCGACTGGTACGGATACGACAACCTCAAGAAGTTCCGGTCGAGCCTGGGTGAGGAGTTCAGCGCCGACAACGCGTTCCAGAGGGGCCAGGTGGCGATCAACATCGACGCCGAGTACCGGCTGGCGTTCATGAAGGACCAGGCGCCGGGCGTGAAGTACGGTGTTGCGCCGATCCCGACCGCCGACCCGGCGAAGTACGGCGGGGGTTACGTCACCGGCAACATCATGGGCATCTCGAAGAACGCCAAGAACCCCGAGGCGGCCTGGGAGCTCATCAAATACCTGACGACCGACGACAAGACGATCGTCAAGCTGGCCAACTCGCTGAAGAACGTGCCGACCACCACGGGTTCGTTCAGCGACCCGGGTCTGCAGGTCGAGCCCGAGTTCAAGGTGTTCATGGACATCTTCGCCAACCCGAACTCGCTGACCTCGCCGCCGGCCGCGTCGGGTCCCGCGTACCAGGAGACCTTCGGAACTTTTGTCACGAAGTGGCAGTCCGGTGACATCAAGGATCTGGACGCCGGTCTGACCGACGCCGACAAGCAGATCAACAGCGTGATGACGCTGGGCGGCTGACCGTGCGGCTGCGCCGGACGCTGACCACGTGGTCCTTCCTCGCCCCCGCGCTGATCGGCATCGTGGTCTTCTTCCTGTACCCGCTGATCTCCGCCGTGTACTTCTCCTTCACGAAGTTCGACCTGCTGACCGTGCCGCAGTGGGTCGGGCTCGACAACTACCGGCGGATGGCCGACGACCCGCTGCTGATGCAGTCGATCCGCAACACCCTGTGGATGGTCGCGGTCTTCGTGCCGGTACGCATCATCAGCGCGATCGGCCTGTCGATGCTGTTGTCGCAGTTCCAGCGGGGGGCGAGCTTCTTCCGGACGATCTTCTATCTGCCGGCGCTCGCCCCACCGGTGGCAGCCACCATCGCGTTCGTCTACCTGCTCAAGCCCGGCACCGGTCCGGTCAACACGTTCCTCGACCACATCGGCATCGAGGGCCCGCTCTGGTTCAACTCGCCGGAGTGGTCGAAGCCGTCGCTGGTGCTGCTCGGCCTCTGGGGCATCGGCGACCTGATGATCATCTTCCTGGCCGGTGTGCTGGGTGTCCCGGTCAGCCTGTACGAGGCGGCCAGCCTCGACGGCGCCAACGCCTGGCACCGCTTCCGCTACGTGACCCTGCCGACGATCCGTCCGGTGATCCTCTTCGCGGCGGTCACCGGCGTCATCTACACGCTCCAATACTTCGACCAGGCGGCGGTCGCCGGCTCGGTGGCCAGCGGGCAGGCCGTGACCGGCGGCGGCATCTCGTCGTCGTTCGGCTACCCGGAAGGCTCCACGTTCACCTATCCGCTGTGGCTCTACACGGTCGGGTTCCGCTACAACGCGCTCGGTTACGCCAACGCGATGGCGATCGCGCTGTTCGTGGTCGCCTTCGCCGTGACGGTCATCCTGCTGCGCCGGGCCAAGGCCTTCTCCGGGGAGGAACAATGACCGCCGTTCTCGAGCGTCCCGCGCCGGCGGTGTCCCCGGACGTCCGCCGGGCCCGCCGCCAGGTGCGGCTCGCCTGGATCGCCAAGCACAGCATCGCCATCGCACTGTCCATCATGTTCATCGCGCCGGTGGTCTACCTGCTCCTGCTCTCGGTGATGACCAGCGACCAGGCCCTGACCAGCGACTACTGGCCCAACACGTGGCACTTCGAGAACTACGTCCGCGTCTTCGAGGTCACCCCGCTGCCGCGTTATCTGCTCAACACCGTCATCTACGCGGTCTCGGCGACCGTGCTGATGCTGCTGTCGAGCGTGCCGGCCGCGTACGCGCTGGCCAAGCTCAAGTTCCGCGGCCGCAACGTCATGTTCCTGACGATCATCTGCGTCATGATGCTGCCGCCGCAGGTGGTGACGGTCCCGCTCTACCTGATGTGGGCCCGGTACGGCCTCACCGGCTCGCTCGCCCCGCTGATCATCCCTATGCTCTTCGGCGACGCGTTCTGCATCTTCCTGATGCGGCAGTTCCTGCTCACGATCCCGTCGGAATACCTCGACGCCGCCCGCGTCGACGGCTGCGGCGAGTGGAAAACACTGCTGCGGGTCGTGCTGCCGATGGCCCGCCCGGGCATCGCGGCCGCCGCCCTGTTCCAGTTCTTCTACGCCTGGAACGACTACTACGGGCCGCTGCTCTACACGAGCGAGAACGAGAACTCGTGGACGCTGTCCCTCGGTCTCGCCTCGTTCCACGGTGTCCATCACGTCGACTGGAACCTCGTCACCGCCGCCACGGTGCTGGCCATGGTCCCGATCGTCGTCGTGTTCTTCTTCGCCCAGAAGGCATTTGTCCAGGGCGTCACACTCACGGGGGTCAAAGGGTGAAGATCGCTGTTGTCGGCGGCGGGTCGACGTACACGCCGGAGCTGGTGGACGGGTTCGCCCGGCTGGGTTCCATGGTGTCGGAGCTGGTGCTGATCGATCCCGCGCAGGAACGCCTCGACATCGTCGGCGCCTTCTCCGCCCGGATCTTCCAGCACTACGGGCACCCCGGGAAGGTCACCTGGACGACCGACCTCGACGCCGGGGTCACCGACGCCGACGTGGCCGTGATCCAGTTGCGGGTCGGCGGGCAGACGGCCCGGATCAGCGACGAGACCTTCCCGCTGGACTGCGGCTGCGTCGGCCAGGAGACCACCGGGGCCGGCGGGCTGGCGAAGGCCCTGCGTACGGTCCCGGTGGTGCTCGACGTGGCCGCGCGCGTCCGCGCCCGCGCCAAGCCGGACGCGTGGATCGTGGACTTCACCAACCCCGTCGGCATCGTCACGCGTGCGCTGCTCGACGAGGGCCACAAGGCGGTCGGGCTGTGCAACGTGGCGATCGGCTTCCAGCGCCGCTTCGCCCGGATGCTCGACGTCGAGCCGTCGGCGGTGGTCCTCGACCACGTCGGGCTCAACCACCTGACCTGGGAACGGGCCGCCTATGTGGACGGTGTCGACCGCCTGCCCGCGCTGATCGAGAACCATCTCGCCGAGCTCGCCGCCGAGGTGGATCTCGACCCGGAGGTGCTGACGGCCCTCGGCAACGTCCCGTCGTACTACCTGAGCTACTTCTACGCCCACGATCGCCACGTCCGCGACTCGCAGGGTGCACAGACCCGTGGGCAGCGTGTCGCGGAGATCGAGGCCACGTTGCTCGAGATGTACCGCGATCCCGCCCTGACCGAAAAACCGGCCCTCCTCGGCGAACGTGGCGGCGCCTACTACTCCGAGGCGGCCGTCGGCCTGATCGCCGCCCTGCACGGACTCGACCCGGACGGTGTCCACTCGGTCAACGTCCGCAACAACGGCACGCTGCCCTTCCTGGCCGACCACGCGGTCATCGAGGTCTCCGCCCGGGCCGGCCTGAGCGGTCCCACGCCCCTCCCGGTCAACCCCCTGGCTCCCGACCTGGCCGGTCTGGTCGCGCACGTCTCCGGGTACGAGGAACTGGCGCTGGGCGCGGCGGTCCGCGGCGGCCGCCACCGGGTCTACCGGGCCCTGCTGGCGCACCCCCTGATCGGCCAGCACGACTATGCGGACGCCCTGACCGACAAGCTGCTCGCCGCCGGTGCGCAGCACCTGGCATGGGCGCGATGAGAGCGCTCTTCCTGGCCGTCGACGGCGGCAATTCCAAAACAGACGTCATTCTCGGTACGACGGAAGGCGAGGTCCTGGGCTTCGTCCGCGGCCCGACGAGCTCACCCCACAACATCGGTCTGCCCGGCACCATCTCGGTCCTGCACACCCTGATCACCGCCGTACGCGCCGACGCCGGCCTGCCCGCGAGCACGGGGATCGACGTGGTCGCGGCGTACCTGGCCGGCGCCGACCTGCCCGTCGAGGTGCAACGGCTGCACCAGGCCATCGACGGTCAGTCCTGGGCCGCCAGGACCATCGTGGACAACGACTGCTTCGCCCTGCTGCGCGCGGGCACCTCACTGCCCGACGCGGTCGCTGTCGTGTGCGGCGCCGGCAACAACTGCGCAGGCCGTACGGCCGACGGCCGCACCGCCCGCTTCGTCGCGCTGGGACCGATCTCCGGTGACTGGGGTGGCGGCCACGACCTGGCCGAGCACACATTGCGGCTCGCAGCCCGCGGCGAGGACGGCCGCGGTGATCCCACCGCACTGTCAGCCGCGGTGGCCGGCCACTTCGGCTGCCCCACGGTGGAGGACGTCAGCATCGCCCTGCACCTGGGCGACCTCGACTTGGTCCGCGTCCGCGAGCTCACCCCGCTGCTCTTCGAGGTGGCAGCCACGGGCGACCCGGTGGCCTCCGGACTGATCAGCCGCCAGGTCGACGAGATCCTGGGCCAGCACCGCGTTGCGGCCACCCGGCTGGACCTGCTCGACTCCCGCCACGCCCTGGTCCTGGGTGGTGGTGTCCTCCGGGCCCGGCACCCGCAGCTGCACGATCAGATCGTTGCGGGAGCCCGGGCCCAGGCACCCCTCGTGGAGATCAGCGTCCTCGACACCCCACCGGCCGTCGGTGCGGCCCTGCTGGCCCTGGACGCCCTCGGCCTGACCGAGGGCGCCGAACGACACCTTCGCGCGGCACTCGCCGCCGCCGAACCGGCCCCGGCGATACCGCTCACCGTCACGACCGCTGCGTGAGGACCACCAGCTCGGCCACCGCCGCGACCACCATCGCGAGGATCAGCGGGACAACACCGCCGATCAGTGCAAAGCCGAGCAGTCCGAGCGGAGCCACGGCGGTCGCGTAACAGGCGAAGGAGAGCCGGCGCGGGAGCCGGCGCAGGGCGGCGGCCACCGGCTC
Protein-coding regions in this window:
- a CDS encoding homogentisate 1,2-dioxygenase; the encoded protein is MPYYRSIGEIPRKRHTQFRRPDGGLYAEELMGQEGFSSDSSLLYHRYAPTAISAAEVYEPPAFARAPNLPLKPRHLRTHKLDAGPGDAVLGRRPLLANADVRIGYVVADRPSPLYRDAVGDECLYVEDGSATVETTFGSLRVGAGDYVIIPTSVVHRIVPDGQVRMLTIEANGHIGPPKRYLSVRGQFLEHSPYCERDVRGPDAPLQAEGEDVEVYVKHRAGWTRHVYAHHPFDVVGWDGCLYPWAFSVHDFEPITGRVHQPPPVHQTFEGPNFVVCSFVPRKVDYHPLAIPVPYNHHNVDSDEMMFYTGGNYEARRGSGIEQGSISLHPSGFTHGPQPGAVERAIGAESFDELAVMVDTFRPLDLCDAALSVEDTAYAWTWNR
- a CDS encoding chitosanase; its protein translation is MTIPRLRKRTIAYALGGVLVPAAAVAYGLMPASAATAGPIKGLGGKCVDIAAASSANGTAVQLYDCNSTGAQNWTVGNTDNSIKALGKCLDVAAAGTANGTKIQIYDCNGTAAQKWTPSNGTLVNTGSGKCLDATGNSSANGNQLQIWSCGTGANQKWTLPGGGTTPTTSPTTTAPPSGGVNLDNPAKKDVAMQIVSAAENSSLNWRAQFSYIEDIGDGRGYTAGIIGFCSGTGDMLELVQAYTATKPGNVLAKYLPALRNVNNSDSHAGLDPNYTRDWKTAAADPVFQAAQESERDRVYFNPSVRDGKSDGVRALGQFAYYDASVVHGYEGMRSIRSRALQRAKPPSQGGNETTWLNAFLDERVIEMKKEAAHDDVTRIDTAQRVFLRNGNLDMNTPLDFSIYGDSYHIG
- a CDS encoding ROK family transcriptional regulator encodes the protein MPRLAGSSKLLRAMNESAALAHLLEPGMLTRADLRKLTELSTPTISEVLRRLTDAGLVNVVGYNSGRPGPNAEIYAANPDAAYAAAVSVRDIGASGAPSVVAALCDLTGAVRARVESRVDFLQTDPKTALVDVVAALRTEAGVPAERISHVQIGVAGSYDSKAETIRHVDVHGFGRPGLVPEIAEALGTHVGVDNDVNLAAVAERRRGVGRDADGFALLWLGQEGLGLAIDIGGTLMRGARGGAGEIGYMPLYAPDSTHRKVDLQDLVGGAAIVALAQDHGVTGRTPHEIVLAAAADPDAAGEFITQLADRISVGLAAVIAVLDPSLVVLAGPVAQAGGQTLLAAVTSALRRAAPLESTIAVTTIDDDAVLLGALDAGLTAVREALIASIRDNQA
- a CDS encoding ABC transporter substrate-binding protein, which produces MNKRIPHAQKSLIAAAAALLLTAACTPAPKEQKIADPGTQVSGTVELWHFFTEREAAAIDTVIKDFTSTHPNIKVTVKAGQDDSKMTQAIGAGNGPDIGLSYSTDIVGKFCSSGAWVDLAPYIKRDNVDLNRLNATTRSYTEFDGKRCAMPFLADAYGIFYNKDLFAKAGIAGPPKTLDELTEDAKKLTVKNPDGSLKTVGFLPLFDFYENAAAHMAPAVGAKWLTPDGKSAVGTDPAWKTLMTWQKNLVDWYGYDNLKKFRSSLGEEFSADNAFQRGQVAINIDAEYRLAFMKDQAPGVKYGVAPIPTADPAKYGGGYVTGNIMGISKNAKNPEAAWELIKYLTTDDKTIVKLANSLKNVPTTTGSFSDPGLQVEPEFKVFMDIFANPNSLTSPPAASGPAYQETFGTFVTKWQSGDIKDLDAGLTDADKQINSVMTLGG
- a CDS encoding carbohydrate ABC transporter permease, with the translated sequence MRLRRTLTTWSFLAPALIGIVVFFLYPLISAVYFSFTKFDLLTVPQWVGLDNYRRMADDPLLMQSIRNTLWMVAVFVPVRIISAIGLSMLLSQFQRGASFFRTIFYLPALAPPVAATIAFVYLLKPGTGPVNTFLDHIGIEGPLWFNSPEWSKPSLVLLGLWGIGDLMIIFLAGVLGVPVSLYEAASLDGANAWHRFRYVTLPTIRPVILFAAVTGVIYTLQYFDQAAVAGSVASGQAVTGGGISSSFGYPEGSTFTYPLWLYTVGFRYNALGYANAMAIALFVVAFAVTVILLRRAKAFSGEEQ
- a CDS encoding carbohydrate ABC transporter permease, which gives rise to MTAVLERPAPAVSPDVRRARRQVRLAWIAKHSIAIALSIMFIAPVVYLLLLSVMTSDQALTSDYWPNTWHFENYVRVFEVTPLPRYLLNTVIYAVSATVLMLLSSVPAAYALAKLKFRGRNVMFLTIICVMMLPPQVVTVPLYLMWARYGLTGSLAPLIIPMLFGDAFCIFLMRQFLLTIPSEYLDAARVDGCGEWKTLLRVVLPMARPGIAAAALFQFFYAWNDYYGPLLYTSENENSWTLSLGLASFHGVHHVDWNLVTAATVLAMVPIVVVFFFAQKAFVQGVTLTGVKG
- a CDS encoding 6-phospho-beta-glucosidase, with product MKIAVVGGGSTYTPELVDGFARLGSMVSELVLIDPAQERLDIVGAFSARIFQHYGHPGKVTWTTDLDAGVTDADVAVIQLRVGGQTARISDETFPLDCGCVGQETTGAGGLAKALRTVPVVLDVAARVRARAKPDAWIVDFTNPVGIVTRALLDEGHKAVGLCNVAIGFQRRFARMLDVEPSAVVLDHVGLNHLTWERAAYVDGVDRLPALIENHLAELAAEVDLDPEVLTALGNVPSYYLSYFYAHDRHVRDSQGAQTRGQRVAEIEATLLEMYRDPALTEKPALLGERGGAYYSEAAVGLIAALHGLDPDGVHSVNVRNNGTLPFLADHAVIEVSARAGLSGPTPLPVNPLAPDLAGLVAHVSGYEELALGAAVRGGRHRVYRALLAHPLIGQHDYADALTDKLLAAGAQHLAWAR
- a CDS encoding N-acetylglucosamine kinase, yielding MRALFLAVDGGNSKTDVILGTTEGEVLGFVRGPTSSPHNIGLPGTISVLHTLITAVRADAGLPASTGIDVVAAYLAGADLPVEVQRLHQAIDGQSWAARTIVDNDCFALLRAGTSLPDAVAVVCGAGNNCAGRTADGRTARFVALGPISGDWGGGHDLAEHTLRLAARGEDGRGDPTALSAAVAGHFGCPTVEDVSIALHLGDLDLVRVRELTPLLFEVAATGDPVASGLISRQVDEILGQHRVAATRLDLLDSRHALVLGGGVLRARHPQLHDQIVAGARAQAPLVEISVLDTPPAVGAALLALDALGLTEGAERHLRAALAAAEPAPAIPLTVTTAA